CTGGACGGCTCAGTAAACCGTGGGCGCAATACCAGCATCAATAACCTGAAAAATATTCGCGAAGCCGCAGCAGGCTATCATTTTGACAAATGGCACGGCATCAATGTCGAGCTAGGGATATTCATGAGCTACATTGGCCTGGAAAGCTATATAACACAGGAAAACTGGAGTTACCAGCGCAGCATGGTATGCGACTTTACGCCTTTCTATTTCAGTGGGGCAAGGGTACAGATGTTCCCTGCCAAAAACCTGAAAACCGAGATATGGCTGCTCAACGGTTGGCAGAGCTACAACAGCTACAGCAACAGCCCGGGATTGGGAAGTTCGACCTATTACCGTCCCAATGAAAACCTGCAGTTGGTTGCGAATTTTTACTTTGGCCATGATACCCAAAATCCCGATGCAGGGGGCAACCAAAGCAAAAGGCTTCGCTTTCACCATGATAACAGCATAGTGCACCGGTATTATAAAAACACCGGGGCTGCAGGCGTTTCGCAGATGGCATTCAGCCTTAATAACCACTACGGCTTCCAGAGCAATAATGAAGAGGGCGATGAGGTAAAGCCATCACAGAATTTTATGCTGGGCACATCGCTTGCAAATCGCATCTGGTTCAATAAAAATAAGATGGCGCTTACGCTAAGAGGCGATTATATGACAAACCAGTCGGTCATTAATGGCGTAAATACTTCGCCTTACCTTGCTTTTACACCGGCAGCGACAAGCGATTTACCTAATAATTATGACACGGCAATTGCCAATGGAGAGAAGCTGAGGCTGTTTCAGTTCACTTCGACATTCGACATCATGCCGACTGACTTTGTAACTTTCAGGCTGGAGTATGGGTATCGAAACAGCAGCATCCCTTATTTTACGGGCAGGGGAGGTACTACCTCGCCAAGTGGCTGGGTCAATGGGCCGACAGACGGAACTCCCTGGGCTGCAGAACTGAAAAAGTACGAACACAGGGTAACACTTGCGGTTAATTTCAGGCTATAAGTATTCAGTTGAAGCTGCAATTTCAAGGCCTTAGTACTAACTTTGAAAAGTAACCTAGGAGATATATACAGGAAAGCCGGGAATATTAATTCCCGGCTTTTATATAGTATAAATTGTTATTTAACTATGTCAGGATTGTCAAGAGAAATTACATAATATTCAAAGTCGGGATCATCTTTTAACCCATCGATAACCGGCAATATTTTGGCTTTCGTTAATCCTCCCAACTTATAGGAATATAATATAACCATGGTTTTTTTTACCGGATTAAAATGCAGGTTCCTCAGATATTCGAAAGAAGATATCTCTGATTTTAAAAACTGTCCTTTATCCGGGATGGCACGATATAATTGGATAATCTGCCCCTGGCAGCTTTTTATATTTAGCTCATTGGCGCTGATAATTTCGGATTTATAGGCAATTCCGTAATAAGTGCTCAATCCATCTCTTACTATATCAGTTGCTATACTTTTAAATTCAGCATCCTTCAAAACAATAATTCTGCTAGCGTCCAGCCCTGTTTCCTTTGCTGTCGTGTCAATATAGGACTGCACCGATGGAAAAGTCTTTTGTTGGTTGGTATTATAATAACCTGACTGCAATGTATTGCAGGATAAAAAAACAAATACGATGAAAAGAAGGATTGTATATTTCATTTTTAAGTACTAAATTAACGTCTACCTGAATTTCAGTAGCTGCCAACACAAAAAACGCAAATTTTTTTTCAAAAGGTAATTGGTTGATTTTAGCCAACTCTTTCGTTTTTCGGCATCCGCGGTATCGCTAATGTAAGTTTTAATGTGCTAACTTTTAGTCTTTTAATAATTTTAGCGACGAAAAGCAGTTTTTCCTGTTAAAGTGTAATTTACTGATATGAAGCATGATGAGTGAATCACATTCAGGTCATTGTACCGCTATGGGAGCGATTTTGTGCCCAAATAAATACTGGTTAGTGGGCCCTTAAACATGAATAATCTCATCCTCTACTAACAAATCCTCACGGCGGAAACGCAGCAGTACCTGGGCTACGGCAATCACGTCTTTTTCGCAGTAGGTCACAATGCGGTCGATGTCTTTTTCGATATGATACACCTGGCCAACCTGGCTGCCGTCGATATCACCTTTCGGGGAAGGGATGCCGAGTATCTTTGTAAGCAGCTTTAAGGAGGTAAAGCTTTTATAGTCGCCAAATTTCCAAAGCTCCATGGTATCGAGATGCGGCACTTCCCACGGTTTTTTGCCAAACAGATTAAGCTTTGCAGGTATAGGAATGTGATTGATGATCATCCGGCGGGCAATGAATGGGAAATCGAATTCCTTGGCATTGTGTCCGCAAAGTACATGCTGCGGCTGGTTGAAATGATTATTGATCAGGTTATTGAAGTCTTTGAGGATCTGCACTTCCTCACCGCAAAAAGAAGTAACGCGGAAATGCCGTATATCGCCGCGGAAAGTGAAATATCCAACCGACAGGCATACAATCTTCCCAAACTCGGCCCAGATGCCGGCCCGGTCATAAAACTCGTCGGGCTGGAATTCGTCCTTACGCTGGTATTGGGTCTTAAGCGCGAACAGCTGTTGGGTCTCTTCATCGAGCAGCCCAAAATGCTTGTGTTCCGATACGGTTTCTATATCAAGGAAAAGGATATTTTCCAGTTTTATTTTTTCGATCATTATGTTTGGTTTCCTGCAAGGTTTTCAAAACCTTGTAGGTATTGAATATTTTTAAACCTGCAAGGTCAGAGGAAGACCTTGCAGGTTGGTCGTTATTTCATACTATTCACTTCGGCTTCCTTAGTCATTGGGAGGCCATTTCCTTTCCCTTCATTGGGCTTCATCAGCCCCATCATTTTATAGGCTTCATCTACGTAAACATAAAAGTCGTTGCTGTGCGCATCGGTAGTGGTTTGCAGGCCTTTGGTATGCCCCAGCCTTACAATGATGACATTGTCTTCAGGGATTACAATAACGAACTGGCCCAGGTGGCCGCGCATGTAATACATTTTTTTGCCCAGATAATCATTAAGCCACACGCCATAGCCATATTGTGGCGATGCAGGGAAACGCGGTGTTATCATTTTTTTTACGGCGGCGCTGTCAATGATCTGGTTGCCGTTCCAGTTGCCCATGTGTTCGAACAATTTGCCAAAGCGGGCAAAATCGCGTGCATTGCTGCCAATACAGCAGTAGGCTTTCTCAATCCCGCCTTCATGGTCAAGTTGCCAGAGTGCATCATTCTCTGCGCCCATAGGCTGCCAGAAATGCTTGGAAACATAGTCGGACAAATGTTCGCCTGTGGCTTTTGTAATTACCATATCCAGCAGCTGGGTTGCCCCGCTAACATATTCGAATTCCTTTCCCGGCTCTCTTACAATTGGCACATCGAGCACTGTTTTTTCGAGGTTGTCGCCAAAATAGGCCCTTGTGGTTACCGAAAAAGCGCTGCTGTATTGCTCGCCCCAGTCCATCCCGGTCGCCATTGACGAAAGGTCGCCAACGGTAAGCTTTGCCGCAAGCCTATCTTTATATTCCGGAAAGAAATCCGATACCGGCTGGTCCAGGCTTTTGATCTTGCCTTCCATTATAGCCTTGAACATAGCTGCCGTAACCACCGTTTTTGCCATGGAGAAAGAGTTCGACTTAGAATCTTTA
Above is a genomic segment from Flavobacterium album containing:
- a CDS encoding outer membrane beta-barrel protein — translated: MRTIFFALAFMANFLHAQDTIKKIPFDGMDLTWINGQNRQKNFPLTLKDKDGETILTGVAYLDGYYNYNFANPADNTQTISSTIGRHNEFTLNLASIGIETNYKNIIGRIWLQTGQMASIIQDLDGSVNRGRNTSINNLKNIREAAAGYHFDKWHGINVELGIFMSYIGLESYITQENWSYQRSMVCDFTPFYFSGARVQMFPAKNLKTEIWLLNGWQSYNSYSNSPGLGSSTYYRPNENLQLVANFYFGHDTQNPDAGGNQSKRLRFHHDNSIVHRYYKNTGAAGVSQMAFSLNNHYGFQSNNEEGDEVKPSQNFMLGTSLANRIWFNKNKMALTLRGDYMTNQSVINGVNTSPYLAFTPAATSDLPNNYDTAIANGEKLRLFQFTSTFDIMPTDFVTFRLEYGYRNSSIPYFTGRGGTTSPSGWVNGPTDGTPWAAELKKYEHRVTLAVNFRL
- a CDS encoding 3'-5' exonuclease, translating into MIEKIKLENILFLDIETVSEHKHFGLLDEETQQLFALKTQYQRKDEFQPDEFYDRAGIWAEFGKIVCLSVGYFTFRGDIRHFRVTSFCGEEVQILKDFNNLINNHFNQPQHVLCGHNAKEFDFPFIARRMIINHIPIPAKLNLFGKKPWEVPHLDTMELWKFGDYKSFTSLKLLTKILGIPSPKGDIDGSQVGQVYHIEKDIDRIVTYCEKDVIAVAQVLLRFRREDLLVEDEIIHV
- a CDS encoding serine hydrolase domain-containing protein; protein product: MRSLKNFLLWLAIVLSFITILAYLFDVDYLFKAVRVVYLHGKTTAYLDDYTHFDNREIKKGTGQPWAMHKDYNKVKATKRLEDVHKQLGTVAYLIIKNDSIWHESYYDGYNKDSKSNSFSMAKTVVTAAMFKAIMEGKIKSLDQPVSDFFPEYKDRLAAKLTVGDLSSMATGMDWGEQYSSAFSVTTRAYFGDNLEKTVLDVPIVREPGKEFEYVSGATQLLDMVITKATGEHLSDYVSKHFWQPMGAENDALWQLDHEGGIEKAYCCIGSNARDFARFGKLFEHMGNWNGNQIIDSAAVKKMITPRFPASPQYGYGVWLNDYLGKKMYYMRGHLGQFVIVIPEDNVIIVRLGHTKGLQTTTDAHSNDFYVYVDEAYKMMGLMKPNEGKGNGLPMTKEAEVNSMK